A genome region from Natronobeatus ordinarius includes the following:
- a CDS encoding ribbon-helix-helix domain-containing protein → MPKISVEIPQELLDDLDEHVGDDGKFVNRSDAIRASIRKTLDILDEIDDRHGRLEDEA, encoded by the coding sequence ATGCCCAAGATCAGCGTCGAAATCCCCCAGGAGCTGCTCGACGACCTCGACGAACACGTCGGCGACGACGGCAAGTTCGTCAACCGCAGCGACGCCATCCGCGCCTCGATCAGGAAGACCCTCGACATCTTAGACGAGATCGACGACCGACACGGCCGCCTCGAGGACGAAGCGTGA